The following are encoded together in the Pleurocapsa sp. FMAR1 genome:
- a CDS encoding putative 2-aminoethylphosphonate ABC transporter permease subunit has protein sequence MTTVTNSRTVKPQKKGHTITSEDWIMRAFIALGTLFLLVGVVFPLYPMLIRSFQNRNGDIIGLANYVKYLTTPSLAQSFTNSLYIAIASTLIAVLLAFIFAYGITRTAMPVTGLFRTLAMLPLYIPPLAHAIGLIYLFGNQGIVTTGFFDRLTGWDINLYGSHGIIIGEVLYCFPQALVILITALSLTDARLYEAAEVLRTPKWRTFLTVTIPGVKYGLISAIFVCFTLAFTDFGVPKVVGGDFNVLATDIYKQVIGQQNFSMGATISVFLLVPTVIAFVVERIIQRKQTALVTAKAVPLKPKPNAFLDWTMFAFCSLLVAAALTVFGTIIFASVIKVWPYNFSLSLRHYDFSGVGGGGYAAYWNSIRMAFYTAVVGTVAVFIGAYLVEKGKGVAWLRGINYFLSTLPLALPGLVLGLAYVFFFNQKLIPIPITKFAFLNPFNFLYGTMGILVLCNVVHFYTVCFLTANTALKQLDPEFEAASASLSVPFYKTFWRVTVPMSLPAILEIGIYYFVNALITISAIIFIYPSDLPLAAVAIVNMDDAGDIAPAAAMSTLLVFTSIGVRIIYWLLTQKLQQNTQAWLKR, from the coding sequence ATGACTACTGTAACTAATTCAAGAACGGTAAAACCCCAGAAAAAGGGTCATACTATCACCTCTGAAGACTGGATCATGAGAGCCTTCATTGCTTTAGGCACTCTATTTCTATTGGTTGGGGTGGTTTTTCCTCTCTACCCGATGCTGATTCGCAGTTTTCAAAACCGCAATGGCGATATTATTGGTTTAGCAAACTACGTCAAATATTTGACTACCCCTTCACTGGCTCAATCATTTACCAATAGTTTATATATTGCGATCGCATCTACTTTAATTGCAGTATTGCTGGCATTTATCTTTGCCTATGGAATTACTAGAACGGCAATGCCAGTCACAGGTTTATTTCGTACCTTGGCAATGTTACCTCTTTATATTCCCCCATTAGCTCATGCGATCGGCTTAATTTATCTATTTGGTAATCAGGGTATTGTTACCACGGGGTTTTTTGATCGCCTGACTGGTTGGGACATCAATCTCTATGGTTCACACGGCATTATTATTGGCGAGGTGCTTTACTGTTTTCCTCAAGCCTTAGTAATTCTAATTACCGCTTTAAGCCTCACTGATGCTCGTCTGTATGAAGCAGCCGAAGTTTTACGTACCCCCAAATGGCGTACCTTCCTCACCGTTACTATTCCTGGCGTTAAGTATGGCTTAATTAGCGCGATATTTGTCTGTTTCACTTTAGCTTTTACCGATTTTGGCGTTCCCAAAGTTGTCGGGGGAGATTTTAACGTTTTAGCAACGGATATCTATAAACAGGTAATTGGACAGCAAAACTTTTCTATGGGTGCAACTATCAGTGTGTTCTTGTTAGTACCTACGGTAATTGCCTTTGTGGTCGAGCGCATTATTCAAAGAAAACAAACAGCCTTAGTAACTGCCAAAGCTGTACCTCTAAAACCTAAACCTAATGCTTTCCTCGACTGGACGATGTTTGCTTTTTGCTCTCTATTGGTTGCAGCAGCTTTAACAGTTTTTGGCACAATTATTTTTGCCTCTGTTATAAAAGTATGGCCCTATAACTTTAGTCTTAGTCTGCGCCATTACGATTTTAGTGGAGTTGGCGGTGGCGGTTATGCAGCCTATTGGAACAGTATTCGCATGGCATTCTATACGGCAGTTGTGGGAACAGTCGCCGTATTTATCGGTGCATATTTAGTCGAAAAAGGTAAAGGCGTAGCGTGGCTAAGAGGAATAAACTATTTTCTATCTACTCTTCCCCTCGCATTACCAGGATTAGTATTAGGTCTTGCTTATGTATTCTTCTTTAATCAAAAATTAATTCCCATTCCCATAACTAAATTTGCTTTTCTCAATCCCTTCAACTTTTTGTACGGTACGATGGGCATCTTGGTACTATGTAACGTAGTTCACTTTTATACAGTTTGTTTCCTAACTGCCAATACCGCCCTCAAACAGTTAGATCCCGAATTTGAAGCAGCTTCGGCATCTCTATCTGTTCCCTTTTATAAAACCTTCTGGCGAGTTACAGTACCGATGTCTCTCCCCGCAATTTTAGAAATTGGCATTTATTACTTTGTTAACGCTCTGATTACCATTTCGGCAATCATTTTCATCTACCCTTCGGATTTACCTCTAGCAGCAGTGGCGATCGTGAATATGGATGATGCAGGAGATATTGCACCAGCAGCAGCTATGTCAACTTTACTTGTATTT
- a CDS encoding putative 2-aminoethylphosphonate ABC transporter ATP-binding protein: protein MTYPSEKKRTFRTQSDIQTAHHSAVAIQNRHLSQPYLQVENVYKNFGNFTALKEIFLDVYPGEFVCMLGPSGCGKTTLLKIIAGLEEHSSGRIIQDGKDVSNLPPSKRDFGIVFQSYALFPNLTAAQNIAYGLENAKQSKPQIKARVSELLDMVGMGGLEKKYPAQMSGGQQQRVALARALAQSPGLLLLDEPLSALDAKVRVRLRTEIAQLQKRLGITTVMVTHDQEEALAMGDRVVVMDKGYIAQVGTPHAIYQQPNTAFVADFIGTMNFLPGQVVEPGKVRCGTLSFDVPQRGINVGDNITVAIRPEDILPLSDENMANLPNVYQATIEGSEFLGSSYLVILHLAGSSQEKLSINLSINQVRNLDLNVGNTLTIQLPPELIQIFPE from the coding sequence ATGACTTATCCTTCAGAAAAAAAGAGAACTTTTAGAACGCAAAGCGATATCCAAACAGCGCATCATTCTGCTGTAGCAATTCAAAATAGGCATCTATCACAACCTTATTTACAGGTAGAAAACGTTTACAAAAATTTTGGCAACTTCACCGCCCTTAAAGAAATCTTTTTAGATGTTTATCCTGGTGAATTTGTCTGTATGCTTGGTCCTTCAGGCTGTGGTAAAACCACATTATTGAAAATTATCGCCGGTTTAGAAGAACATAGTAGCGGACGTATTATTCAAGATGGTAAAGATGTATCTAATTTGCCACCTTCAAAAAGGGATTTTGGCATTGTCTTTCAATCTTATGCCTTATTTCCCAATTTGACTGCTGCTCAAAATATTGCCTATGGTTTAGAAAATGCCAAGCAGTCTAAACCACAAATCAAAGCTAGAGTTAGCGAATTATTAGACATGGTAGGCATGGGAGGCTTAGAGAAGAAATATCCTGCCCAAATGTCTGGAGGACAGCAACAACGAGTAGCATTAGCAAGGGCTTTGGCACAGTCTCCAGGTTTGTTATTACTAGACGAACCTTTGTCAGCATTAGATGCCAAAGTTAGAGTCAGACTGCGGACAGAAATTGCTCAACTACAAAAAAGACTGGGAATTACTACGGTAATGGTAACTCACGACCAAGAAGAAGCCCTGGCAATGGGCGATCGCGTTGTGGTCATGGACAAGGGGTATATTGCTCAAGTAGGTACGCCTCACGCTATTTATCAACAGCCTAATACTGCTTTTGTAGCTGATTTTATTGGCACGATGAACTTTTTGCCAGGACAAGTAGTTGAACCTGGAAAGGTGCGCTGTGGCACGTTGAGTTTTGATGTACCCCAAAGAGGCATCAATGTTGGCGACAATATAACTGTAGCCATTCGCCCAGAAGATATTTTGCCTCTAAGTGATGAAAATATGGCTAATTTACCAAATGTGTATCAAGCAACAATTGAGGGGTCAGAGTTCTTAGGTTCTTCTTATTTAGTAATTCTACATTTAGCAGGAAGTTCTCAAGAAAAATTATCGATCAATTTATCGATCAATCAAGTAAGAAACTTAGATTTAAACGTTGGCAATACTCTAACGATTCAGCTTCCACCAGAATTGATTCAAATATTTCCCGAATAA
- a CDS encoding putative 2-aminoethylphosphonate ABC transporter substrate-binding protein has translation MFSNRRKVILGIVSSTTLFLSVGITSCVQQPQASTNTPDLAEGNSDATAVSDKAGKDSITVYTALEDDQISEYLPLFKQENPDVNVNIVRDSTGIVTAKLIAEKGNPQADVVWGLAASSLLVADEEGMLQPYAPKGVDTVLPKMKDDRTPPHWVGIDAWMSAFCANTVELKKKGVPVPQSWDDLTKPEYKNMIVMSNPASSGTGFLSVSAILQLKGEEKGWQYLDALNQNVAQYMHSGSKPCKAAGAGEYPIGVSFDYRAVKQKNDGEPIEAVFPKEGSGWDIEANALVKKDNVKPEAKQFLNWAISPEVSEKYAENFAITGTKTNVKAPEGYPADPTAQLIKNDFNWAAQNRDRILEEWTSRYDSKSEPKEE, from the coding sequence ATGTTTAGTAATAGAAGAAAAGTAATTTTAGGTATTGTTTCTAGTACGACCTTATTCTTATCTGTAGGTATAACTAGTTGCGTTCAACAGCCGCAAGCATCAACTAATACGCCCGATTTAGCTGAGGGGAATAGTGATGCCACCGCAGTAAGCGACAAAGCAGGTAAAGATTCAATTACTGTTTATACTGCCTTGGAAGACGATCAAATCTCTGAATATTTACCATTATTTAAGCAAGAAAATCCTGATGTCAATGTCAATATCGTGCGCGATTCTACAGGAATTGTCACTGCTAAATTGATAGCAGAAAAAGGTAATCCTCAAGCGGATGTAGTTTGGGGTTTAGCAGCTTCTAGTTTGCTAGTTGCCGACGAAGAGGGAATGCTGCAACCTTATGCACCAAAAGGTGTTGATACAGTATTACCCAAAATGAAAGACGACCGCACTCCGCCTCACTGGGTAGGAATTGATGCCTGGATGTCTGCCTTCTGCGCGAATACAGTGGAGTTAAAGAAAAAAGGTGTACCCGTTCCTCAATCTTGGGATGACTTAACCAAGCCTGAATATAAAAACATGATAGTCATGTCTAATCCCGCCTCATCGGGAACGGGTTTTCTTTCCGTATCGGCTATATTGCAACTCAAAGGAGAAGAAAAAGGCTGGCAATATCTGGATGCTTTGAATCAAAATGTAGCCCAATATATGCACTCTGGCTCTAAACCTTGTAAAGCAGCAGGTGCAGGAGAATATCCGATTGGCGTTTCTTTTGACTATCGTGCAGTCAAGCAAAAGAATGATGGCGAACCTATTGAAGCAGTATTTCCTAAAGAAGGTTCGGGTTGGGATATTGAAGCTAATGCCCTAGTTAAAAAAGATAACGTTAAGCCTGAAGCGAAACAGTTCTTAAACTGGGCAATTTCTCCTGAAGTTAGCGAAAAATACGCCGAAAACTTTGCCATTACAGGAACAAAAACTAACGTCAAAGCACCAGAAGGGTATCCAGCCGATCCTACAGCCCAGTTAATCAAAAATGATTTTAATTGGGCTGCTCAAAATCGCGATCGCATCCTTGAAGAATGGACTAGCCGTTACGATTCCAAGTCCGAACCGAAAGAAGAGTAA
- the phnF gene encoding phosphonate metabolism transcriptional regulator PhnF, which translates to MVMNYEALPLYIQISQKLRESIQQGVYQAEEKLPSEHQLSDRFGVNRHTLRRAIALLKDEGLLRTDKGRGIFVATPPLEYPIGKRVRYNEALEAQGKKGSYELLKTAKIPAEPDIAKKLEIAIGAPVAIVQMLGFADKHPLLLTTSYFPLTIFPDLLQHLEAIESVSKLMQEVYGCEHIRRSTYVSARQVRPQDARTLQIALNQSILLVESINEDQQGRVIEYGITRFRGDDMKLVLTS; encoded by the coding sequence ATGGTAATGAACTATGAGGCTTTACCCCTTTATATTCAAATTTCTCAGAAGCTAAGAGAAAGTATTCAGCAGGGAGTGTATCAAGCTGAAGAAAAACTACCTAGCGAACATCAGTTAAGCGATCGCTTTGGCGTAAATCGTCATACTCTACGAAGGGCGATCGCCTTACTAAAAGATGAAGGCTTATTAAGAACTGACAAAGGACGAGGTATTTTCGTTGCTACTCCACCTTTAGAGTATCCTATTGGTAAACGGGTACGTTATAACGAAGCTTTAGAAGCACAGGGGAAAAAAGGCAGTTACGAACTACTCAAGACGGCTAAAATACCAGCAGAACCAGACATTGCCAAAAAATTAGAAATAGCGATCGGCGCACCAGTAGCAATAGTCCAAATGCTAGGATTTGCGGACAAGCATCCTCTTCTTCTGACTACAAGCTATTTTCCTCTAACTATTTTTCCCGATCTATTACAGCATTTAGAGGCGATCGAGTCTGTTTCTAAATTAATGCAAGAAGTTTACGGCTGCGAACATATTCGTCGCAGTACTTATGTTTCCGCCAGACAAGTTAGACCACAAGATGCCAGGACGTTACAGATAGCATTAAACCAATCGATTTTGTTAGTTGAATCTATCAATGAAGATCAACAAGGACGAGTAATTGAGTACGGTATAACTCGGTTTCGTGGTGATGATATGAAACTGGTACTAACTAGCTAA